The Coffea arabica cultivar ET-39 chromosome 9e, Coffea Arabica ET-39 HiFi, whole genome shotgun sequence genome has a window encoding:
- the LOC140014889 gene encoding uncharacterized protein translates to MKISFNSRLDNGPRPFKFLNVWTSKPCLLDVIRDSWTIEIQGSPLRVLCSKLLATRRAIQQWNKQHFGNVFNAIREAEAALLRAEEDVEHYESEDVHEELYKAQAELNRALAIEEQFWRQKVSVKWLNNGDRNTKYFHAVVKQRRVQGAIHRAKNSNGTWVKKDDDIANEAIEYFSGLFSGSMDSSPGELVHLIPTMVTGEENTRLEEVPDMEDVRRMVFTMDGESATGPDGFTDLDSEPGV, encoded by the exons atgaaaatttcttttaattcaaGGCTGGACAATGGGCCACGACCATTCAAGTTCTTGAATGTTTGGACGTCCAAGCCATGTCTATTAGATGTCATTAGGGATTCCTGGACCATAGAGATACAAGGATCACCCTTACGAGTTTTGTGCTCTAAGTTGTTGGCAACCCGGAGAGCGATTCAACAATGGAATAAGCAGCATTTTGGAAATGTTTTTAATGCTATTAGGGAGGCTGAAGCTGCTCTTTTGAGGGCAGAGGAAGACGTGGAACATTACGAATCCGAGGATGTTCACGAAGAGCTTTACAAAGCACAAGCAGAGCTTAATAGAGCATTGGCAATAGAAGAACAATTCTGGAGGCAGAAAGTTAGTGTAAAATGGCTTAATAATGGGGATCGGAATACAAAGTATTTTCATGCAGTAGTCAAGCAAAGGCGAGTACAAGGGGCAATACATAGGGCGAAAAATTCAAATGGGACGTGGGTGAAGAAGGATGATGACATAGCAAACGAGGCAATTGAGTATTTTTCTGGTCTTTTTTCGGGATCTATGGATTCCAGTCCAGGGGAGCTGGTGCACTTAATACCGACAATGGTCACAGGAGAGGAAAATACACGGTTGGAAGAAGTTCCAGATATGGAGGATGTTCGGCGTATGGTGTTCACCATGGATGGGGAGAGTGCTACTGGTCCGGACGGTTTTACGG atttggactccgaacccggagtataa